From one Planococcus citri chromosome 3, ihPlaCitr1.1, whole genome shotgun sequence genomic stretch:
- the LOC135841150 gene encoding chromaffin granule amine transporter-like, with protein MNILQYSESANEEKRKLAHICDTVKRVTRLNGALYVSILVIYLSMFLNNVLLSSVVPVLPDMLNTIENSEDNIRQSNTSATKHYMDLVYKSMKKMLPPETEKAAVLLSSKSVIQLAINPLVAMLISKIGYYVSLLIGNIILLATSFAFAFGNSFIVLILCRGLHGIASIMITISGMCICAKIFYQDENSRSKYMGIILSSEALGILVGYSFGAFTYNLLGKSTPFVVTGLAILTNIVLLILYQGSIAKAQFDSNCYLAIGDSKWCSICGLLEDGFILTILGAVFISSSTVAVLEPCLPYWLIENIELKDWQTGLMFLPDSFGYLLSTSTCGILAYKVGRWKMTIVSLIIVGCCSIMIPNATSLVQLSLPHFGIGLGIGATDCALIPLLARYVDLQRNIHYGSVYALQQVITSTAYVCGALLGGGFVDIIGFSSVMRIIGFSNVVYAIAFLFYGNKHALLAENMELCETSVSYEPIGEPMKLISIKVNRNYHSVGNSEDSD; from the exons atacTGTGAAACGAGTAACACGACTGAATGGAGCTTTGTACGTTTCAATTCTAGTCATATATTTATCCATGTTTCTAAATAACGTACTGTTGAGTTCAGTTG TACCAGTGTTGCCAGATATGTTAAACACCATTGAAAACTCCGAAGATAATATTCGACAATCAAACACCAGCGCCACAAAACACTACATGGATCTAGTTTATAA atcaatgaaaaaaatgctgcCACCAGAAACGGAAAAAGCGGCGGTTTTATTATCCTCGAAATCGGTAATCCAACTGGCCATAAATCCGCTAGTTGCGATGCTCatttcgaaaataggatatTATGTGTCGTTATTAATAGGCAACATAATACTATTAGCGACTTCTTTCG cGTTTGCTTTTGGAAATAGTTTCATCGTGCTGATACTTTGTAGAGGATTACATGGTATTGCGTCCATTATGATTACAATATCGG GAATGTGTATTTGTGCGAAGATATTCTACCAAGATGAAAATTCAAGGAGCAAATACATGGGAATAATTTTAAGCAGCGAAGCTCTGGGTATCCTTGTTGGTTATTCATTTGGAGCATTTACGTATAATTTACTCGGAAAATCAACACCGTTCGTAGTAACCGGATTAGCAATATTAACgaatatag TCTTGCTCATATTGTACCAGGGATCGATTGCAAAAGCTCAG TTCGATAGTAATTGCTATCTAGCAATTGGTGATTCCAAATGGTGCAGTATATGTGGTTTATTAGAAGATGGTTTTATTTTAACGATATTGGGAGCTGTTTTCATATCGTCGTCAACAGTCGCTGTTCTAGAACCTTGTCTACCGTACTggttaattgaaaatattgagttGAAG GACTGGCAAACCGGATTAATGTTCCTTCCAGACAGTTTTGGATACTTGTTAAGCACAAGCACTTGCGGCATTCTCGCCTACAAAGTTGGCAGATGGAAGATGACAATAGTTTCATTGATTATTGTCGGATGTTGTTCTATAATG ATTCCAAATGCTACATCGTTAGTGCAACTATCATTACCACATTTTGGTATCGGATTAGGTATCGGAGCAACAGACTGCGCTTTAATTCCACTGTTGGCCAGATACGTGGATTTACAACGAAATATCCATTACGGCTCCGTATACGCTTTACAGCAAGTGATTACCAGCACGGCGTATGTTTGTG GCGCTCTCCTAGGCGGTGGATTTGTGGATATTATTGGATTTTCCAGCGTAATGAGGATTATTGGGTTTTCAAATGTAGTGTATGCCATTGCGTTCCTGTTTTATGGAAACAAGCATGCTTTACTG GCGGAAAACATGGAATTGTGCGAAACATCGGTATCTTACGAACCAATAGGCGAACctatgaaattaatttcgataaAAGTAAATCGAAATTATCATTCGGTGGGTAATTCAGAAGATAGCGACTga